GGTGTCATCGACAAGCGGACGATGCAGGAGTTCGACGCGTCTTGCTTGACCCCAGTTGACGAGCTGACCGCCGAGGAAATCCGCGCCATACGCGAGCGCGAGAATGTCAGTCAATCCGTCTTCGCCCATTATCTGAATGTGCCGCTAACTTCTATAAGCCAATGGGAGCGTGGCGAAAAGAAGCCTTCCGGCCCCTCACTCAAGCTTCTTGCCCTGGTCAAGAAGTACGGCCTCGCCGCCGTCGCCTGACGGCGTTTCTGGAAACTGTAATGCTTATTCTAGCGACTTCGGCTACCGATTCTATACCGTTTCCAAAAAGTAAGTTAAATATTTTACTTTTTGGAAACGGTATGTGTTGTTAATTCGCAAGTGCGAAATATTGCTCACCGAAGATTTGCAACATGGTCAAGACATAGATGGGGTGCAAGCTATTAGCCCATCCGCTAAGTCGTACGAGCAGTGCAGGCGCTAATAATGGGAGCGAATCGCTTTACCGCTAATATCAATAGTACGCCTTTAACACATACTCAAACATCATGCGCTCAGTGCTAAAAAATGAGCCGTTTAGTGCTATGGCGCTCCTCATGACTTGGATGTAATCGTTTGCGTTGTTGTAATACATAGGCAAAATAGTGTTTTCTAGCCTATTGTATAGATCTTCTGCGTGACTAGCCGCGAGATGTCCATCGTGACTTATTTCATTAGAGTTCCCGATTGCCCAGCCTGTTATTCCTTCAATGCATCCCTCTATCCACCAACCATCTAATACGCTTAAAGATGGAACGCCGTTCAGCGCTGCTTTCATTCCGCTAGTTCCAGATGCCTCCATAGGAGGTTGGGGGTTATTGAGCCATAAATCCACGCCCGCAGTAAGTCTAGAGGCAATATGCATGTCGTAGTTGGGGAGATAAACAATTTTAATGTCGTTGCTTAAATGTTTTGCGGCCGCAAAGATCTTTTCTATCAATTCCTTTCCATGCCGGTCATGAGGATGAGCCTTCCCGCCAAAAATAAACTGAAGTTTGCCAGTGCTCTTAGCAATCTTTCTCAAGCGCTCAATATCGCCAAAGACTAAATCTGGGCGTTTATAAGCCGTTACGCGGCGAGCAAAACCTATTGTAAATGCATCCAAGTCAAGCGCTACGCCTAATCGCTCGGCAATGAAATCTAAAAGGGCTTTTTTTGCAGATCTATGCGCATTCCAGATTTCTGCCCGAGGAAGCCCGGCAGCGTAGCGCAGACTAGCGTTATCTTCTCGCCATCCAGTAATAAAGCGATCGAAGAGTTCAGCAAATGGCCTACATACCCAAGTAGTGGCGTGAACGCCATTTGTAATCGAATCGATTACGTAATTTACGAACATCTTGCGAGAGACTTTTCCATGTTGCTTGGCAACGCCGTTAACGTAGTGGCTGTTCTGTAATGCCAAGTGAGTCATGTTTAGGCAACCATCTTGCAAAAAGCGCTGTTCAATATAGCGAATGTTTTTTGGAGAAAGTAGTTGTTTTGCCAAGTTAATGGAAAATAGATCGTGGCCAGCGCTTACGGGAGTATGCGTTGTAAATACACACTTTTGACGCACGGCGCTAAGAGCCGATTCTGATAACTCAGTCTCACCCAATCGCCTAATTTCCTCATCCAACAGTTCTAACGTTAAGAGGCTCGCATGCCCTTCGTTTAAGTGATAGCGCCGAATATTGTCGTATCCGAGCACCCTTAACATCCTTATTCCGCCTATGCCTAAAACTATTTCCTGCGCAAGGCGATATATTGGTTCGCCCCCATAGAGTTGATCGGTCAAGGAGCGATCCATGGGATCGTTCTCCGGAAGATCGGTATCGAGTAGAAAAACTTCCACATTGCGCGCACCTCTTCCCTTCACCGTGTACTTCCATGCACGCAAAAAAACCTCGCGACCATCAACTTCTATCATGCCGCGACCACCCATCTCCTGAAAAAAGTCTTCAACCTTCCAATAAACAACCTCTTCCGTTTGTCTCCCATCGGAATCTAGTTTCTGAAAAAAATAGCCCTTGCGATGTAAAAGAGTAACAGCAACTAATGGTAGCGAGAGATCTGCTGCGGAGCGAAGAGTATCCCCAGCCAATACACCTAACCCCCCACAGTATGTGGGAATATCGGGCGACAAAGCTATTTCCATGGAAAAATAGGCAACTACTCCTGGCGCACGAAACATAATTTAATCCTCAAAACCTCAAGTAGAACTTCTCAATGAGCGCTAAGCTACCTAGTTTACACTAGATACATACGATATCGGTTCACAAAAGCTATCGCTTTAACGCATGCCGTCTGAAAAACCCGAAGTGTAAAAGTTAGGTGCGGTCGAATGCAACTGTTTTTTTTCGGCGCACAAATATTATGGGCGTGTCGGACAACGGTAGTTTTCCGACACGCCCATAAGTTCACGTGCTAAAGCTTCCATTAAAATAAGCACAAATGCCGCAATAATTAGAGGCGTATGCAGAGGCCTTTCCTCTTTAATAGTACGTACTTTTCGGAGTAGGTCTGCGGGAGCGGGGTTAAGTGAACCACCACTTAAAAAAGCAATTTCGCTAAGCTTCTTGACATCGATGCCTAAGCCCTTCCGTTCTCCAAATACGTCACCAGTAATGGTTACAGCAGCAGTTGGTAAGTCTATTTTGCCATATTTTATATCAATTTTATAATCGCCAGGTCGAGCCTTCTCGATGTTAGTCTTAAAGCGGCCCTTGGCGATTGCTTCAAATTCGCGCACATTGACTTCGCCGTTTGGATCTAGAATTTTTGCACTAATCGGTGCTGAGGATTTAGTTTTTAAGGCGGTGTCGAAAATGGCTAAATCCAGAACGAGGTCACCTCTATCTACATAGTGCCTTAAATCGAAGTCTACATCTTTGCGGTTTTCGTTAGATTTGCTCTTCGATGCCTCGAAAATTTCGATCCAGAATTTGTTAAAGCTAGGCCATTCAATCCACGGGTTTGACCATCGACCATTAGCATCAGAGGTGTACGCAATGACTTTGCCATCGCCGTAGTTCCAACTCGCCATGATGGGGAAGTTGGTTTCATCCTTCTGTGTTATTAGCTCTAGTTCAGACCCTTTTTTAGGCAATGTCTCGACAAAACCCAGCACCGGTGGAAAATCGCTGACATCGGAAGAAAATGCTTGAGCGGATCCCACAATAACCGGAAATTGCGCGTTTTCGCGCATAGTTTTTTCACCGGTCGAAACCTTAATATCGTGCAAAAAAATCTGCGGAAGTTGGTTCGGATCTAATGTGTGGTAAAAAGCCCCTTTGCCTTGAGAGGAAAGGCCCTTTAGAAAAGGAACGTCCGCTTCAAGTCCCAAAGCAATAGTCGAGACGGTAACCCCGACCTTTCTCAGACTGGATATCTCATCGAAATATGAGCTATCGGCGTTTTCAACTTTACCGTCGCTTAAAATAATTACGTGCTTTCTACTCGCCTCTGCCTTGGCCAAACTCGATTTCGCAAAAGCTAATGCTGGAAGTAAGTTGGTTCTACCAGCAGCTGTTAAATTTTGTAGACGCCTGCTTGCTATTTGCCTAACCTCCGGCACAGCGTCCAAGCGAATTATAACAAACGGCGTGCTATCAAATCCTATGACCCCGACTAAATCGTCGTCCTTTAGTGCGTCGATTGCAACTAACGCGGCTCTCTTAGCGGCTACAATTTTATCTTCCTCAATCATGCTGCGAGATTTATCAATCACCAGTATTACAGCAGAATTTAGCCGACGCTTTGTTGTCCTAGGAGGAGCAAATTTTAGCGGAGAAATTCTCTCTAAAGGCGTGTCGATGTAGCCACCTAGACCAAAACTGCGCTCACCTCCGACCAAAACCAATCCAGTACCTTGCTCGACAGCATTTTTCAGGTTCCCCAGAAAAGACTCCGGTAGCTGGCGCTTAGCGACATTGTTGAGTATGACTGTCGAATATTTCTCAAAGGATATCGGTATGTCCTTGTCCCTATCGGCTATTACGCTGTGCAGAGAATAGCCGTTTTGTTTTAGAAGTGGCTTTAGTATTCTAGCATCTGTGTCTGCACCGCTAATTAATAGAACTTGAGCCTTCTCTTTTGCCGATAACCAACGATGCTTTTCGTCGAGAAGCGAAGATCCCTTGCCATAGTTTTTCGT
This genomic window from Deltaproteobacteria bacterium contains:
- a CDS encoding DNA-binding transcriptional regulator, yielding GVIDKRTMQEFDASCLTPVDELTAEEIRAIRERENVSQSVFAHYLNVPLTSISQWERGEKKPSGPSLKLLALVKKYGLAAVA
- the glgP gene encoding alpha-glucan family phosphorylase — protein: MEIALSPDIPTYCGGLGVLAGDTLRSAADLSLPLVAVTLLHRKGYFFQKLDSDGRQTEEVVYWKVEDFFQEMGGRGMIEVDGREVFLRAWKYTVKGRGARNVEVFLLDTDLPENDPMDRSLTDQLYGGEPIYRLAQEIVLGIGGIRMLRVLGYDNIRRYHLNEGHASLLTLELLDEEIRRLGETELSESALSAVRQKCVFTTHTPVSAGHDLFSINLAKQLLSPKNIRYIEQRFLQDGCLNMTHLALQNSHYVNGVAKQHGKVSRKMFVNYVIDSITNGVHATTWVCRPFAELFDRFITGWREDNASLRYAAGLPRAEIWNAHRSAKKALLDFIAERLGVALDLDAFTIGFARRVTAYKRPDLVFGDIERLRKIAKSTGKLQFIFGGKAHPHDRHGKELIEKIFAAAKHLSNDIKIVYLPNYDMHIASRLTAGVDLWLNNPQPPMEASGTSGMKAALNGVPSLSVLDGWWIEGCIEGITGWAIGNSNEISHDGHLAASHAEDLYNRLENTILPMYYNNANDYIQVMRSAIALNGSFFSTERMMFEYVLKAYY
- a CDS encoding VWA domain-containing protein; translation: MCRPVAIDSTTKKELLALFDVSFSTSGQAREALVEAIKPYVEETDEFVLKLIPFAKRAPSEPVAIDGLSSLARLSELSKKLENSADSGGTDIGKAIQTVSSMGSYGGVLLLSDGHETLGNSRDAAVMAKRLGLKVFPVVPDESNFRELRLSVTSLHAASVANVGEQIPVQTSIRNELDKISEAYLEIWLDQQKLFSETVTIPPKQERLFTVTTPEIKGGLQRIRVELKETKNYGKGSSLLDEKHRWLSAKEKAQVLLISGADTDARILKPLLKQNGYSLHSVIADRDKDIPISFEKYSTVILNNVAKRQLPESFLGNLKNAVEQGTGLVLVGGERSFGLGGYIDTPLERISPLKFAPPRTTKRRLNSAVILVIDKSRSMIEEDKIVAAKRAALVAIDALKDDDLVGVIGFDSTPFVIIRLDAVPEVRQIASRRLQNLTAAGRTNLLPALAFAKSSLAKAEASRKHVIILSDGKVENADSSYFDEISSLRKVGVTVSTIALGLEADVPFLKGLSSQGKGAFYHTLDPNQLPQIFLHDIKVSTGEKTMRENAQFPVIVGSAQAFSSDVSDFPPVLGFVETLPKKGSELELITQKDETNFPIMASWNYGDGKVIAYTSDANGRWSNPWIEWPSFNKFWIEIFEASKSKSNENRKDVDFDLRHYVDRGDLVLDLAIFDTALKTKSSAPISAKILDPNGEVNVREFEAIAKGRFKTNIEKARPGDYKIDIKYGKIDLPTAAVTITGDVFGERKGLGIDVKKLSEIAFLSGGSLNPAPADLLRKVRTIKEERPLHTPLIIAAFVLILMEALARELMGVSENYRCPTRP